Part of the Rhodocyclaceae bacterium genome is shown below.
CGATAACCGGCCCGGCGCCAACGGTGCGATCGCCGGCCAGATGCTGGCCAAGGCCAGCCCCGACGGATACACGCTGATGGTCGGCTCGATCGGAGTGTTCGCGATCAACGTTGCGCTGTTCAAGGACCTTTCCTACGACCCGCTGCGCGACTACGACCTGCTTACCGTCGCGGTACGGAACCCGAATGTGCTGATCACCAGCCAGAAGGTCGCCGCGGCGAGCGTGAAGGACCTGATCGGCCTGCTGCAGAAGACCCCCGGCAAGCTGACCTTCGTGTCGTCGGGCACAGGGTCTTCTGACCATCTTTCTGCCGAGCTGTTCTGGCAACGGACGAAGACCACCGGCATCCATGTGCCATACAAGGGCGGTGCCGCCGCGATGGCCGACATGGTCGGCGGCCAGGTCGATGCGTCGTTCCAGAACCTCGGCGCGGCGACGGGCCACATCAAGGCCGGCCGGCTGCGTGCGCTCGCAGTCACCGGCGATCGCCGGTCTCCGCAGTTGCCTGAAGTACCGACGATGCTAGAGCTCGGCTTCCCGGGCTTCGAGGTCTATTCCTGGCAGGCGTTCGCTGCTCCGCGAGGCCTGCCGAAGGACATCCGCAGCCGGATGGAAGGCGCGGTGGTCTCGGCGCTCAGGCTCCCGCAGGTACGCCAGTCGATGGACGAGATCGGCTTCGAGGTGGTCGCCAACACCAGCGCCGAGTTCGAGGCCTTCCTCCGGGGCGAGATAGCGCGCTGGAAGCAGGTCGTGCAGACTGCAAACATCCAGCCGAACTGACGGAGTCGCGATGCTTGCCGCATGGTACGAAACGAACGGGCCTGCAGGCGAGGTGTTGCAGGTCGGCGAAAGGCCCGACCCGGAGCCCGGTCCGCACGAGGTTCGCGTCCGGCTGCATGCCGCAGCGGTGAATCCCTCTGACGTGAAGGCGCGCGCCGGTTCGCGCAAGCCGATACCACCTTAC
Proteins encoded:
- a CDS encoding tripartite tricarboxylate transporter substrate binding protein; the encoded protein is MKRTVAAFAAHAACLLSIPLCLALPPTSSQAQGTAWPNRPLRMLVPFVAGGSSDIVGRSVALRMQEALGQTVIVDNRPGANGAIAGQMLAKASPDGYTLMVGSIGVFAINVALFKDLSYDPLRDYDLLTVAVRNPNVLITSQKVAAASVKDLIGLLQKTPGKLTFVSSGTGSSDHLSAELFWQRTKTTGIHVPYKGGAAAMADMVGGQVDASFQNLGAATGHIKAGRLRALAVTGDRRSPQLPEVPTMLELGFPGFEVYSWQAFAAPRGLPKDIRSRMEGAVVSALRLPQVRQSMDEIGFEVVANTSAEFEAFLRGEIARWKQVVQTANIQPN